One part of the Oryzias melastigma strain HK-1 linkage group LG21, ASM292280v2, whole genome shotgun sequence genome encodes these proteins:
- the LOC112137955 gene encoding olfactory receptor 11A1-like — protein MDNRLNITQFTLHGYGELGEYRYLCFFIMFTVYILIICSNSAIVYIICSHRDLHKPMYVFIAALLLNCFTYSTTVYPKLLIDFLSEEQTISYSACLLQFFMFYSVGGSEFLLLAAMAYDRYVSICKPLRYAAIMTKKIVTALLILAWTFPPLHTSVLTILNAEAKICKYDLNGIFCNNTMYKIYCLSSRLVTVIGIVALVDLAILPMLFTVFTYAKIFIISYQSCKEFRRKAAETCFPHLLVLFSFSCLVFYDVIIARVDSDIPKIARLIMTLQAILYHPLFNPFIYGLKMKEISKHLKKYLR, from the coding sequence ATGGATAACAGGTTAAATATAACCCAATTTACTCTGCATGGGTATGGGGAACTTGGCGAATACAGATATCTTTGCTTTTTCATAATGTTTacagtttatattttaataatatgcaGTAATTCTGCGATTGTTTACATCATCTGCAGTCACAGAGACCTCCATAAACCCATGTACGTTTTCATTGCTGCACTGTTACTGAACTGTTTCACTTATAGCACCACTGTTTATCCCAAACTTTTGATAGACTTCCTGTCTGAAGAGCAAACCATCTCTTATTCTGCCTGCCTCCtgcagtttttcatgttttactctGTTGGTGGTTCAGAGTTTTTACTGCTTGCAGCCATGGCCTACGACAGATATGTGTCTATATGTAAACCTCTGAGATACGCAGCTATCATGACCAAAAAAATTGTGACAGCTTTGCTCATTTTAGCATGGacttttcctcctcttcataCTTCAGTTTTGACGATActaaatgctgaagctaaaatctGCAAGTATGATCTAAATGGAATATTTTGTAACAACACGATGTACAAAATTTACTGCTTGAGCTCGAGATTGGTGACTGTGATTGGCATAGTGGCTTTGGTGGATCTTGCAATTCTTCCTATGctctttacagtttttacatATGCAAAGATATTTATCATTTCCTATCAAAGCTGTAAAGAGTTCAGGAGAAAGGCTGCAGAGACCTGTTTCCCTCACCTGCtggttttattcagtttctCCTGCTTGgtgttttatgatgttattaTAGCTCGAGTGGATTCAGATATTCCAAAAATTGCACGATTAATTATGACATTACAGGCAATTCTTTATCATCCTTTATTTAACCCATTCATATATGGgctcaaaatgaaagaaatatctaaacacttaaaaaagtatCTACGTTga
- the LOC112137957 gene encoding olfactory receptor 4K3-like: MDNSNVTYITFTGFVDLQSYRLLYFVIMFTVYVSIIFGNLTIFCLICIHKSLHEPMYIFIAALLLNSLLFSTNIYPKLLIDFLSDQQIISLSLCQFQGFIYYTLSGAEFLLLSAMAYDRYVSICKPFQYASIMKKSTVSVLLVLSWVLPACQIIPSLFLTSSIKICNFNLNGVFCNNVISKLYCMGSSSAYVIYGVFLLLNNIFLPLIFIIFTYTKILLVSYRSSMNVRRKAAQTCSPHLLVLISFSCLCSYDIVIARLQVDLHKTARFIMTLQVVLYHPLFNPIIYGVKVKKISELLKRLFLQGKITLCFKIDV; encoded by the coding sequence ATGGATAACTCTAATGTCACGTATATCACTTTTACTGGTTTTGTGGATTTACAAAGTTACAGATTACTGTATTTTGTCATCATGTTTACCGTATatgtttcaattatttttggtaatttgaccattttctgTCTCATTTGCATTCACAAAAGTCTTCATGAGCCCATGTACATTTTCATTGCTGCTCTGCTGTTAAATTCTCTTCTTTTCAGCACAAATATTTACCCTAAACTTCTAATCGACTTCTTGTCTGACCAACAGATCATTTCTCTTTCTTTATGCCAATTTCAGGGATTTATTTATTACACTCTGAGTGGTGCAGAGTTCTTATTGTTGTCTGCAATGGCTTATGACAGGTATGTGTCAATATGTAAGCCTTTTCAATATGCAAGCATTATGAAGAAATCAACCGTCTCTGTTTTGCTGGTTCTATCTTGGGTTTTGCCTGCTTGTCAGATCATTCCATCACTCTTTTTGACAAGTAGCATAAAGAtctgtaattttaatttaaatggaGTCTTCTGCAATAATGTGATCTCCAAACTTTACTGTATGGGTTCATCTTCAGCATATGTCATTTATGGTGTGTTTCTGCTCcttaataacatatttttaccTTTGATTTTTATAATCTTTACCtatacaaaaatacttttggtgTCGTATCGAAGCAGCATGAACGTCAGAAGAAAAGCTGCGCAGACGTGCTCGCCTCACCTGCTGGTCCTGATCAGTTTCTCCTGTTTGTGTTCTTATGACATTGTGATTGCTCGGCTGCAGGTTGATTTGCACAAAACTGCACGTTTTATTATGACTCTGCAAGTTGTACTGTACCACCCTCTCTTTAATCCAATCATCTATGGGGTGAAGGTGAAAAAGATCTCTGAACTCCTGAAGAGACTTTTTTTGCAAGGCAAAATCACTTTGTGCTTTAAAATAGACGTTTGA
- the LOC112137954 gene encoding olfactory receptor 11A1-like, protein MKRSLLNVCETVGFFTVLELLIDEFQKVFMDNSLNLTHITLSGYVEISKYRYLYFFIMFAVYVLIICSNSAIVYIICSHRDLHKPMYVFIAALLLNCFTYSTTVYPKLLIDFLSEEQTISYSACLLQFFTFYSVGGSEFLLLAAMAYDRYVSICKPLRYAAIMTKKIVTALLILAWTVPPLHISVLTILNAEAKICKYDLNGIFCNNTMYKIYCLSSRSVTVIGVVALVDLVILPMLFTVFTYAKIFIISYQSCKEFRRKAAETCFPHLLVLVSFSCLVLYDVIIARVDSDIPKIARLIMTLQIILYHPLFNPFIYGLKMKEISKHLKRCLR, encoded by the coding sequence ATGAAAAGGAGTCTGCTGAACGTCTGTGAGACTGTGggattttttacagttttagagcTTCTGATTGATGAATTTCAAAAGGTTTTCATGGATAACAGTTTAAATCTTACCCACATTACTCTGAGTGGATATGTGGAAATTAGCAAATacagatatctttattttttcataatgttTGCAGTTTATGTTTTGATAATATGCAGTAATTCTGCGATTGTTTACATCATCTGCAGTCACAGAGACCTCCATAAACCCATGTACGTTTTCATTGCTGCACTGTTACTGAACTGTTTCACTTATAGCACCACTGTTTATCCCAAACTTTTGATAGACTTCCTGTCTGAAGAGCAAACCATCTCTTATTCTGCCTGCCTCCTGCAGTTTTTCACGTTTTACTCTGTTGGTGGTTCAGAGTTTTTACTGCTTGCAGCCATGGCCTACGACAGATATGTGTCTATATGTAAACCTCTGAGATACGCAGCTATCATGACCAAAAAAATTGTGACAGCTTTGCTCATTTTAGCATGGACTGTTCCTCCTCTACATATTTCAGTTTTGACAATActaaatgctgaagctaaaatctGCAAGTATGATCTTAATGGAATATTTTGTAACAACACAATGTACAAAATTTACTGTTTGAGCTCGAGGTCTGTGACTGTGATTGGTGTAGTAGCTTTAGTAGATCTTGTGATCCTTCCTATGctctttacagtttttacatATGCAAAGATATTTATCATTTCCTATCAAAGCTGTAAAGAGTTCAGAAGAAAGGCTGCAGAGACCTGTTTCCCTCACCTGCTGGTTTTAGTTAGTTTCTCCTGCTTGGTTTTGTATGATGTTATTATAGCTCGAGTGGATTCAGATATTCCAAAAATTGCACGATTAATTATGACATTGCAAATAATTCTCTATCATCCTTTATTTAACCCATTCATTTATGGgctcaaaatgaaagaaatatctAAACACTTAAAAAGGTGTCTACGTTga
- the LOC112137956 gene encoding olfactory receptor 11A1-like: protein MDYEYNLTHITVSGYVEIDKLRYFFFCIMFVIYSLILCSNFTIVYLICVHKDLHKPMYIFIAALLLNCSVFSTTVYPKLLIDFLSEEQIVSYSFCLFQFFMFYCGSGSEFLLLAAMAYDRYVSICKPLRYAAIMKKKNIIALLVFACLTPPLHISVLTILSAKARICKFDLNGIFCNNTMYKLHCLSSRFLTIFGVVALVDLMILPMLFTVFTYAKIFIISYQSCKEFRRKAAETCFPHLLVLFSFSCLVFYDVIIARVDSDISETLRFIMTLQMILYHPLFNPFIYGLKMKEISKYLRKLLCRAKHTENI, encoded by the coding sequence ATGGATTACGAGTATAATCTCACCCACATTACTGTGAGTGGTTATGTGGAAATCGACAAATTAagatactttttcttttgcatcaTGTTTGTAATTTATTCTTTGATATTGTGCAGTAACTTTACAATTGTATACCTGATTTGTGTTCACAAAGACCTCCATAAGCCCATGTACATCTTTATTGCTGCACTGTTACTAAACTGCTCTGTTTTCAGCACCACTGTTTACCCAAAGCTTTTGATAGACTTCCTGTCTGAAGAGCAAATTGTTTCTTATTCATTCTGCCTCTttcagtttttcatgttttattgtgGATCTGGTTCAGAGTTTTTACTGCTTGCAGCCATGGCCTATGACAGATATGTGTCTATATGTAAACCTCTGAGGTATGCAGctatcatgaagaaaaaaaacataatcgcTTTGCTTGTTTTTGCATGCCTTACACCTCCCCttcacatttcagttttaaCAATTCTCAGTGCCAAGGCTAGAATCtgcaaatttgatttaaatggcATATTTTGTAACAACACCATGTACAAACTTCATTGTTTGAGCTCAAGGTTTTTAACCATATTTGGTGTAGTAGCTTTAGTAGATCTTATGATCCTTCCTATGCTCTTCACAGTTTTTAcatatgcaaaaatatttatcatttcttATCAAAGCTGTAAAGAGTTCAGAAGAAAGGCTGCAGAGACCTGTTTCCCTCACCTGCtggttttattcagtttctCCTGCTTGgtgttttatgatgttattaTAGCTCGAGTGGATTCAGATATTTCAGAAACCTTACGTTTCATTATGACATTGCAGATGATACTTTATCATCCATTATTTAATCCTTTTATATAtgggttaaaaatgaaagaaatatctaaatatttaagaaaGTTGCTGTGTCGAGCCAAACACACAGAGAATATCTAA